In Malus sylvestris chromosome 2, drMalSylv7.2, whole genome shotgun sequence, the genomic stretch TTCCTTTCCCTAAGCAGAAATCAAAATTATATTCCTATGCTAGCTAGTTACTTTATGTCATGCATGGTAGTTTGtcaatttccttttgtttttctgttacAATGTAGCCAGGGAGGGAAACCCTTGACCTAATCAAATCTTAATGTATCCCAACCAACTCTCGAAACTTGGACGAAGCCAAAGACTTGCCAATTTTGTTTTATGTAATATGATTGAGACTTAATCATAAACGGTGGATGATCGTGATATGCTCAATCAGAATGAAAAAGTAAAGACTCTTCCTGGATATAATCTTGCGTAACTAGGCCGTGGCCTATCCAACAATTGGCCTTGCAAATCCTTAGTTGTTCCGGTACGAAAGAAACTTAGCAGCATTAAATAGAAAACAGCTGAATGGAGTACGTTGACGTAAATTAGCAGCATCTAGAGCCTGCACAGTGTCATTGGAAAAAGACAGGCATCCCACGTCAGATGATAatgataatatttttaatataaaatcagtCACTTGGTTTCAAATTGATGTCATTGGAAAAAGACAGGCATCCCACATCAGctgataataataatatttttaatataaaatcagtCACTTGGTTTCAAATTGATGTCATTGAAAAAAGGCAGGCATCCCACATCAGCTGATAATGataatattttcaatataaaatcAGTCACTTGGTTTCAAATTGATGTGCGTCGAACCGTTTGAGCTCGTTTGGTACACATTGCAATAGaaatttagtaaattaaaaGCAGGTTAAATAGTGACGACACATGAGGGTAGATAATGTGTGTGGTGTGTGCAATGCGCTGGATGAAACGGAGAACCACCTATTTTTTCGATGTAATTTCAGTCATCTATTCTAGTTTTGCTCTCCTCTTCACCTGAATTCCCACGAATTGGAAGGAGCTGATTTTCTTGAAAGTTGGGGAAAGTTCCATGAGTGTGTCCAGGGTAGGGAAAACGCAGAAGAGATATATCAAGAATTTGCTTTTGGTCTATGGAGACTTTGGAAAAACAGAAACGAAGTTGTCTTTAGTGTGCTACATCGCCAACCTTTAGAAGTTGTGGATTTATGGAGGAAGAACATCAATGAATTTAGGGCAACTTCAGCTAGTGTGGAAGTTGACGATTGGGCCAAGGAAGCAGGTTCTTCTAAAGCTGCGGCCCGTCCAGCCCTTCACTGGCAAAGACCAAAGTATGGGACCATCAAGATCAACACGGATGCGGCCTGGTGCAAGAAAACCCATTGTGCTGGTGTGGGTTGGGTGGGGCTTGATTTTGCGGAGGTGCTCCAAGCTGCAGGTGGCTCAGGTACTGAGCTTTGTCACAGCACAGCTGCGGCCGAAGCTATTGCAATCCGCACTGCTTTGGCGGTTTGTATTAACCACGGATTCAATCATGTTTTTGTTGAATCTGATGCTAAGCTGATTATTCAAATGCTCAGGAAGGAAATGTCTGCCGACTTTAGCTTGGATTATGTTCTTGGCGATATCGAGATTCTAGCGCGAAAGTTGACGTCGGTGACGTTCGCGTTTGTGCCTGGAGAGAGCAATCATGCTGCTCACTTGGTGGCTAAGTATGTGTTCAAGGAAGGTCGAGAGTTTATTTGGGATTGTGTTGGCCCAGCTTTTTTGTTTAATGCTCTTGCTAAAGATGTAAACCTTATGATTCATCTTTAATATATTATATcctttgccaaaaaaaaaaagtaggttAAATAGTGAAATAAGAAAATTATGACCACATAAAGGATAAAAGATGATTTCCTCTTGAATAAAATACTTATTTATTCCAATTCTTCTTAAAACAGTAGAATTAGAAGGATGAATTTACTTCATGGTCCTCTTCTAATCTCCtccaaataaaaaatctttCACATCTTTCACTTCTCTCCTTTCAATATACCTTGAAAATGGGTAATTATATATGCATTATAATCCAATCATGTACACCAAACCAGCCATTATATAAGGATCTGTCCTTTGACAGTGGCATACTCTCAACCCTAAttggtcatatatatatatacacactctcattttttaataaacagGTACCAAAACCCTGTTCGTTcgttcgtgtgtgtgtgtgtgtgtgtgtgtatagaaACGAACATGAAATCTGGCTCGTTAGCAAATAAAGAGAGTATTTTAAAACTCCAAACATATCACATAGCTCATGCAAAAATGTGCGTTTTATGTGCAAAATTTTGATCAATATTGTTTTTCGTATTGCGAGTCAATTCTTCGGATGCTAAAcctctttttatttatatatttattagtATCTGCATAACAATTAaataagagaaattttatttgaatctaTATAACTTTTTTTTGTACTTAGCTTAAGCTTTAAATATGAGTAGTCACTTTTATCgtattgcataattaccatcaagtacAAGACGAAATTAACATTAACACTAAAATTTGTTAATAAACCCCACCCAATAATTTTAGAGCTTGTTCT encodes the following:
- the LOC126603092 gene encoding uncharacterized protein LOC126603092, yielding MRFCSPLHLNSHELEGADFLESWGKFHECVQGRENAEEIYQEFAFGLWRLWKNRNEVVFSVLHRQPLEVVDLWRKNINEFRATSASVEVDDWAKEAGSSKAAARPALHWQRPKYGTIKINTDAAWCKKTHCAGVGWVGLDFAEVLQAAGGSGTELCHSTAAAEAIAIRTALAVCINHGFNHVFVESDAKLIIQMLRKEMSADFSLDYVLGDIEILARKLTSVTFAFVPGESNHAAHLVAKYVFKEGREFIWDCVGPAFLFNALAKDVNLMIHL